GGCTCCTTTTGACTTTACACTAGCCGCAGAAAAGGCTACTCCGGCGGTAGTGCATATTACCTCTCGCCAGGAAGCCCAGGCTTATAACGGGCAGCAACAGCAAATTCCTGAGATATTCAGAGATTTCTTTGGCGACAGGCTACCCCAGCAGGGACAACGCCAGCCCCGTTTAGGCTCTGGCTCCGGGGTTATCATCAGCGATGATGGATATATTATTACTAATAACCACGTAGTAGCCGATGCAGATGAGCTTACCGTAATGCTGGTAGATAACAGAAGCTATACTGCCTCCGTTATCGGTACTGACCCATCTACTGATCTGGCTTTAATTAAAATTGACGAAGAAGAACTGCCTTACCTTAAGTTTGCCAATTCTGATGAGGTAAAAGTAGGACAATGGGTAGCCGCTATCGGTAATCCCTTCAGAGATCTGAACTCTACCGTAACTGCCGGTATCATTAGCGCTACCGGACGTAACATTAACATTCTGCGTGACCAGCAATATGCTATTGAGTCTTTTATTCAGACAGATGCTGCCGTAAACCCTGGTAACAGTGGTGGTGCTCTAGTCAATCCTGATGGAGATCTGGTAGGCATCAACTCTGCTATTGCCAGTCCTACGGGTGCTTATGCCGGATATGCTTTTGCCGTACCTTCTAACATTGCCGCCAAGGTAGTGAGCGACCTTAAAGAGTTTGGTACTGTACAGAGAGGCTTTTTGGGCGTAAGTATACAGGAGGTAAACGCCGCTATGGCCGAAGAGTACGACCTAAACACCAACCAGGGGGTATATGTAGCTGAATTGGTAGAGTCTGGTTCTGCCGCTGCCGCTGGTATTGAAAAAGGTGATGTAATTGTACAGGTAGACAACAAGAAAATTACGCAAACCTCTGACCTTTTATCTTATGTAGGTAGAAAACGTCCGGGTGATGAGGTAAATGTAGTAGTATTGAGAGATGGCAGCCGTAAAGAGTACACCATGAAGCTAAAAACTCTGGAAGGTACTACAGAAGTAGCTTCACGCTCCAGAGTAGAGGCTTTTGAAGACCTTGGGGCTGAGTTTCAGGCACTAAGTGAGGAAGAAGCTGCCGAGCTAAATATTGAAGGTGGGGTAAAAGTAAATCGTACCTTTGCCGGTAAGCTAAGACAGCAGGGTATTCGCAGCGGTTTTGTGATCACTTCTATCGCAGGTAAGCCCGTAAGAGATATAGATGACCTGAGAGAGGTGGTAGAAAACGAAAGAGGTGGTGTGCTGGTAGAAGGTATCTACCCAGACAGCCCTAAAGAAAAGCAATACTATGGCTTACCACTATAATGTAGGCCACTAAACATAAGAAAGCCTCCAACTTCAGTAGTTGGAGGCTTTTTTTTGTATCATTATTTTATACTATACTACTCTTCTCCCTGCTGATCCAACTGCTCGGAACGAGTTTCTATCACATTTCTGAACTCAGGCAGGTCGTTCTTTACTACATTCCAGATCTGGCGGTGGTCTACCTCCCAGGCCTCATCAAACTTGGCACGTTTCAGGGCATTCAGCACATTATAATCCACAGAGGTAAAGTTTTCTTTAAACTCATCTGACAGTAAGTCGGCGGCCTCACCTATCTGTTGCAGGTTAGTCGCTACAGACTGACGTATACTTTCTTCACGAGAAAACTGATCGTACTCCATAGAGCCGATGTAAGCGTCTATTTCGTTAATCATAGTGCTAATATTGCTTAGATGTACTTGATCTTCTTCTTTCATATTAAAAAATGTTTTGGTTAGATTAAAAAAACACGTTCGGCGGTAAGATGTTTACTGTCCGCCCGCTCCGTTCTCGTATCCTTCGTCTATCAGTAGGTTATCGCCATCGGCACAGGCCACAGCCAGCTCGTCGCAACGCTCGTTTTCGGGTATACCGGAGTGCCCTTTGATCCAGCTAATCTCTACATCATGCTTGTTAAATAGCGGGATGAGGCGCTTCCAGAGGTCGGCGTTCTTTTTGTCTTTAAAATTTTTCTTCTGCCAGTTCCATACCCAGCCCTTATTAATAGCATCTACTACATATTGGGAGTCCGAAAAGATTTTGACCTTCATGCCCGGCTTTTTCAGGGCTTCCAGCCCTACGATTACGGCCAGCAGTTCCATACGGTTGTTCGTCGTCTTGCGGTAGCCCGCCGCGAGTTCTTTTCGGTGTTGTTTGTAAAGAAGAACAGTGCCATAGCCTCCCCTACCGGGATTTCCCCTTGCCGCACCGTCTGTAAACATTGTAATCATTAGGTAAACTGGTTTTTCACAAGTTTAATAGCTATGGACAACAATATGATGCCAAAGATTTTTCTTAAAATATTAAATCCAGCCTTACCCAATTTTAGTTCTAACCAGGCGGAGGACTTTAAAACTACAAATACTAATATAAGATTTATTACTATACCCAGAAGTATGTTGGGATAGGTGTAAGCAGCGCGGAGCGAGATCAGGGTTGTCATGGTACCTGCACCGGCCAGCAGCGGAAATGCCAGCGGAACAATGGAGTGGCTCCCTCCTTCTTCGCTGCTTTCGGGTTTAAAAATCTCAATACCCAGCACCATCTCCATGCCAATAAGGAACATAACGATAGCTCCCGCGATAGCAAAGGAAGCTACGTCTACTCCAAACAGGGCAAGGATAGACTCTCCCAAAAAGAGGAAGGTGATCATGATAAAACCCGCGACCAGCGTAGCTTTGCCCGACTGTATGTGGCCGTGCTTTTTTCTGAGCTCAATGATGATGGGAATACTCCCCAGAATATCAATTACTGAAAATAGAATTAGTGTAACAGACACAAGGTCTTTCCAATAAATCATGCCAATAGGTTAATGTCTTGAATGCAATGCTAGTGAAAAAAATTAAAAAGACTGAATGAAGCCTATGAGCTTTTCTATCTCCCACTCTTCTATGGCCGGAAAGTTAGCGATACGCAGGCTATTTTTTTTCCACTGACCGTAACCGTTTCCAAAAACCAAACCCTTTTTTCTGCTTTCTGTTCGTAATTTATCAATGGTAGCTTCATCGCTCTGGAAAGGCAACACGGTTAGGGAGCGCACCTCTTCATTATCTACTAAAAGATTAACCGGCTCAAAGGCCTGAAGCACTTTCAGCCAACGTACATATCGTTTTCTGAGCAGGGCTTCGGTTTCGGCTATATCCGGGCGAGCTTCCATCACCCTCATGAGCAGATAGATGTTGAGCACATTAGGAGTATAAGTAGTTTGCCACTTGTCCATCATCTGCTGCATATAGAGCAGACTGTTGTAGTGTGCTTTTTCATTTACGGCTGCGGCTTGCTCCAGCGCCTGCGGGGAGCATAGCAGTATAGCCATACCGGCAGGCAGCCCAAAGCACTTTTGCACAGAAGCATACCAGACATCTGCCTGCGTAAAGTCCAGCTCTACCCCTGCCATAGAAGAGGTAGCATCTACGGCCAGCAACTTTTGCGGATACTTCTGCCTGAAAGCCGCAATCTGCTCCATATTCAGGGCTGTGCCATTAGATGTCTCATTATGTGTAAGGGCAATCAGCTCCGTATCTTCAGCTACATTTACAAGATCTACATCCAGCAGCTCATTAATATCAAAGGTATGGGCACTGGCATGGGGTTGTAGCTTTTGTGCGTAGCTAAACCACTTTTCGCCAAAAGCTCCATTGTACACATGAAAAGAAGACTGCCTTACCAGACTCTGGCTGATAATCTCCCAGCACTCAGTAGCAGAAGAAGCAAAGAACACACTATAGTTATCGGGAATATGAAGCTTGGTCTTAAGCAGCGTAATGGCTGCAGAAGACACCGCCACAAACTCATGGCTACGATGGTTAGCGCTTAACAACCCCTGCTCGTAGGCTTCTCGCACATAAGTAGGCACTTCAGGATATACTTTGGAGGGGCCAGGGTAAAACGATACTACTTTCATGAGTCTTGTTCTGTAAACGAGGATACCGCCAGCTGATAACCTTGTAGTCCGAAGCCTACAATAATACCTTTACAGTTTTTGCTCAGGTAGCTATGGTGGCGAAAAGGTTCACGAGCATGCACATTGGAGATATGCACCTCAATCACTGGGGTCTCTATAGCGGCAATAGCATCTCCGAGAGCTACGGAGGTATGTGTATAGGCACCGGCATTGAGCACAATACCATCATAGCTAAAGCCCACTTCATGAAGCTTGTCAATCAACTCTCCTTCGTGGTTAGACTGGTAATATTCCAGCTCCTGACCTTTAAAACGAGATTGTAAGTCTTCAAAATAGGCTTCAAAGGAGGTTGCTCCGTATATTCCCGGCTCTCTTTTTCCCAACAGGTTGAGATTGGGACCGTTGATTATCAGGATTTTCATAGATATCGCTGTAAGTTTATGGCTTGGTTTCGTTGATACCGTAAAGTTAGAAATTGTAGTTAATTTGCCGGAATTAAAGCGAGCTAATTAGCATTTCTTTAGAGGTAAATGGATGTGTGAAGTACCGCTATTTTTAAACTAGCACAAATGGAGTAAATTGAGGTATGGCTAAACATAAAGAATGGGAAACCTATATAGGAGAGTTTGAGGACTACCTCAAGCTGGAGCGCTCTTTATCAGAAAACTCTCGCAAGGCCTATATCAGCGACATTGATAAACTACAACAGTTTGTAGAATTATCTGAGTGGGATCTGTCACCTCTGGAAATAGAGCAGGAGCATCTAGAAAAAATGCTGGAGCACGTATGTGATCTGGGCCTGAGCGTAGCCAGTCAGGCGCGTATTCTTGCCGGTATTAAAGCTTTTTATAAGTTTTTGCTCTTTCAGGACCTGATTATAGAGGACCCTTCGGTATTGTTGGAAGGCCCTAAACAAAACCGTAAGCTACCGGATACCCTTAACTATTATGAAATAGAAAGCATACTGGAGGCTATAGACCTCTCCACCCCGGAAGGCCTGAGAAACAGGGCGATACTGGAAACGCTCTATAGCTCTGGCCTCAGGGTTACCGAACTTACCGAGCTTAAGATGAACAACATCATCGCAGATATAGGTTTTCTGCGCATTTTGGGTAAGGGTAGTAAGGAAAGGATAGTACCAATTGGCAAAGATGCCCTAAAATATATCAAACAATATATACAAGAAGTACGGCTGCATTTGGAAATTGAGCCCGGACATGAGAATTTTGTTTTCTTAAACAGAAGAGGCAAGAAGCTGAGCAGAGTGATGATCTTTTATATCATCAAAGATGCAGCTCTGTTAGCCGGTATTAGCAAAAAGGTAAGTCCACACACTTTCAGGCACTCTTTCGCGACCCACCTGATTGAAGGGGGGGCGGATTTGCGTGCTGTACAGGATATGCTGGGGCACGTATCTATTACCACTACAGAGATTTATACCCACCTGGACAGAGACTATCTGAAACAGGTGATTATTGACTGCCACCCTCGCTCGCGCAGGCCTATTGCTGATGACCGACTAAATTCATAAAACAAAAACGAGTGTACAAACAACTGCTTAGACCTTTACTATTTCAGATGTCGCCTGAAGATGCGCATCACTTTACTACTAGCATGCTGCGCAGGCTCTACCATAGCCCTGGAGGAGAAGCCCTGCTCCGCAAAATGTATGACTGGGAAGATAATAAGCTGGAACGCAAACTCTTTGGCCTGACTTTCAAAAACCCTGTGGGCCTTGCGGCAGGTTTTGACAAGAACGCTGAAATGGTAGATGAGATGGCAGCTCTTGGCTTTGGCTTTGTAGAGATCGGTACGCTAACACCACGCCCTCAGGAGGGCAATCCTAAACCCAGACTCTTTCGCCTGTCTAAAGACGAAAGCCTGGTCAACCGCATGGGGTTCAATAATGAAGGAGTGGATGCTGCAGTAGAACGCCTGCGTAAGCGCCAATCCAACATTATCGTGGGAGGTAATATCGGTAAGAACAAAGTAACTCCCAATGCACAGGCAGAAGAAGATTATGAATACTGCTTTAATGCCCTGCACGAAGTTGTAGATTATTTTACAGTAAATGTCAGCTCTCCAAATACGCCTGACTTGCGAGAATTGCAGGAAAAAGACCCCCTTAAACACCTGCTACAGCACCTGATTGATTTAAATCAACAGAAAGCCCAGCCTAAGCCCATACTACTTAAGATAGCTCCCGACCTCAGCAATCATCAGCTGGATGATATTGTTGAGATTTGCCTTGAACTCAACATGGATGGCCTCATTGCCAATAATACCACTATTGAGCGCGAAGGCCTGCTTACGCCCAAAAGTAAGGTAAAAGCGATAGGCGCAGGCGGACTTAGTGGCCGTGCCGTTCGCAAAAGGTCTACAGAGGTGATTCGTTATTTGAATCAGCAACTGGGAGGGCAGATTCCTATTATTGGAGTGGGTGGCATTGCTTCTGCTAAAGATGCGCTGGAAAAGCTGGATGCAGGGGCCAGCCTGATTCAGCTTTATACCGGTTTTGTATACGAAGGGCCAACGGTACTAAAAAAGATCAAGCAGGCTATTGCCAGTCGCCCCGCATTAGAAAGCATTGAACGTTAAATTTTTATGTTTATCTTTTTTCAGCCAGACATAACGGAGGGCGCACACTATCTGGACAGAGAGGAGTCTAAGCACTGTGTAAAAGTATTGCGCAAGCAAAGCGGTGACAGCATTCGTATTGCTGATGGCAAAGGATCTTTCTACGAAGCTGTTATCAGTGAGGCCCATGATAAAAAATGTACTTTTGAGGTAAGGCAAAAAGACCATCAGCCGAAGGATAACTTCCATATCCATATCGCCCTCTCTCCTACTAAAAATATAGATCGTACCGAGTGGTTTGTAGAAAAGGCCATAGAGATTGGTGTGCACAAAATTAGCTTTCTGCTTTGCGAGCACTCCGAAAGAAAAGTGCTGAAGTCTGAGCGTCTGGAACGCAAGGCCATCAGTGCTATGAAGCAATCGCAACACGCTTACCTGGCTGATATACAGCCCCTCATCAGTTTTGATGATTTTGTGAAGGCTGAAGCTGAAGGCAGCCAAAAATTTATTGCCTATCTGGGAGAAGAACCCAGCCCACAGTTGGTGCATGCGGCACAGCCCGCAAAAAGCTATACAGTGCTCATTGGGCCAGAAGGAGATTTCAGCCCTAAGGAGGTAGATAACGCTTTTAATGCCGGTTTTGAAGCCGTAAGCTTGGGAAACAGCAGGCTAAGAACAGAAACTGCGGGTATAGCCGCCTGCCACAGTCTGCAATTGCTTCAGTTCCTTTAAGCTTAAACTAACAAACAAAAAATCACTCGCATGTTCACGAGTGATTTTACTTTGATCAAGTTTTGCTTATTTCCCTTTAAACTGCGGCTGCCTTTTTTCCTGAAATGCTTTTAACCCTTCCAGGTGGTCTGCCGTCGCCGCTGCTTTATCCTGAAAAACGGCTTCAAGCTCCAGCGTATCTTCCAGGCTCATATTCGCTGACTGATGGAACATTTGTTTGATCAGCCCTACTGTTTTGGTAGGCGCTTTAAGGTAGCCCTCTGCATAGGTTCTTACAGCTCTATCCAACGACTCCTCAGACACCACCCTATTTACCATTCCCAATTCCAATGCTACTGCCGACTGCACCTGTGTACCTAGCGTAGCGAGTTCAAAAGCTTTGAGACTACCAATCATACGGGGCAAAAAGAAAGTAGAGCCTGAGTCCATCACCAGTCCAATACCTACAAACAATTCGGAAAAGATAGAATCTTCAGAGGCCACCAGCACATCGCAGGCCAGTGCCAATGAGCAGCCGGCTCCGGCAGCCACTCCCTGAACCTTGGCAATAATTGGCTTGGGCATTTGTCGCATTTGCAGGATGAGTGGATTGTAAAATTTTCTGATAGCATCGCTGTAAGCCTTTCCTTCCAGCTCCTGCTGAGCAGCTTTAAGATCTTGTCCAGAACAGAAAGCTTTGCCAGCCCCCGCCAACACTACTACTCTTACATCCTCACTTTTCTCGGCCTGCTGGAATGCCTGTAGTAGTTCTTCTTTCATGCCATCGTTTAGGGCATTGTACACTTTGGGGCGGTTCATGGTGATAGTTGCTATCCCCGCCTCTTCTTCATAAATAATATATTGATACATACTCATTTGATTGTGCTTAAAGTTAAAGAAGAGTATACAGTAAAATGCTTAAAAAAACCATTGTGTACTATGACATTTTTTCTAATTTTGTGCTCCCCAACGCGCACGTGGTGGAATTGGTAGACACGCTGTCTTGAGGGGGCAGTGCCTTAACTGGCGTGGAAGTTCGAATCTTCTCGTGCGCACTAACTTGTTAATTTATAGCCCGAAGAGCTCTTTTTCGGGCTTTTTCTTTCCCCAAATCTTAGCCCGAAGCAGTGACCAGTGACCCTTTCAGTGACCTCACTATCTATTAGTGACCAATTTTTGGGGCAGTATGAGAGAAATCAATCTATTATGAAACTCCTTTATGTCGTTCGCAAGGCGAAGGCGAAGAGGACGGGATTGGCGCCGATATATGCCAGGCTTCAAATGAAAAGCCAAAAGACAGTAGAATTTTCTACAGGTATATTCATTTTACCTGAACAGTGGGATTCTCGTGGAAACGGTAAAGTGCAAGGCGAAGATCGTTTAGCTGATGTGTATAATAACAAACTCATTGACATTAGAGCGGAGATCATTAGTATCCACAGTGACTTAGAACGCCGTGGTAAACGATCTACTCCAGCCATTGTAAAGGGAATCTTTACAGGCGAGCTAAAAGAAAGAGCTACTCTAGTGCATGCAATGCACAAATACATCCAGAATCGCTCTTACGAACCCGAACTTTCCAAAAGTACAGTAAGTAATTTCAGAAGACAGATGAAAAACGTTCATCATTTTTTAGTCTTTCAAAAGGACCTTCAATTGTTATGTTCTGATGTAAATGTTCGCACACTTGCTAATTTAGATAATTACCTCAGAGGTGAAAGAAAGTTTAAACAGGTATACTGTAATAGGATTATAGGTTTTGTTAAAACCGTTGTGGATTTCGCGGTACTTCAGGAATGGATAGAATATAATCCTTTAAACAGCTATAAGTATAGAAGAGCTGAACGTAAAAAGAAGGTTTATTTAACTCAAAATGAGCTTCAAAAACTAGTAAGTCATAAGTTTGCCAGTTGGAGGCTGGCACAAGTAGCTGAATTATTCACCTTTCAATGCTATACTGGTTTAAGTTATGCCGAACTCATACGATTTGATCCCTCATGGATTAAAATTGGTGTGGATGGCAAGGAATGGATATTCACCGACAGAAAGAAAGTACATGGTGCACAGTGTGAAATCCCTTTATTCACCACAGCCAAAAAAATCCTGGAAAAATGGAAATACACTGTTCCAATCTTAGACAACCAACAATATAATCGTTATCTCAAAGAGGTAGCTTTCATTGTAGGTATTGACAAACACCTAACTACACATGTTGGTCGTAAAACTTTCGGAAATGTCTTACAGGAAAATGGAGTCAGTATAGAAAGTATCTCTGGCATGTATGGCCATGCTGATACTCGCATGACAAGAAGTTATTATGTAGATGTATCAGCAGTAAAAGTGGCAAAGGAAACAGAAGCTATTAGAAATTTATAAAAAACAGTGTTAATCACATAAGGGAGTAGCAAGCGATCTACTCCCTTCTTTTTTATCAAAAGGTAAATTATTATTTACCTTTTTTTTGTTAAATTTACGTGAATGAAGTGTTCAGAATTATTTAGAATTCTTAAGAAGGACGGATGGTACCCAATATCTCAGAAAGGTTCTCATGTAAAAATAAAACATTCTATAAAAGAGGGAATTATCGTTTTTCCTAATCATGGAAGCCAGGAGATGGGTAAAGGATTAGCGGACGTCGCACGGAAAAGAAAATCTTAAAAGACGCCGGATTAAAATGAAAAAGTTAAGAAAAAAAATACCGATAGTAGTAGAAAAAACCAATACGGGATTTTCTGCCTATGCTAAAGACTATCCTATTTATACTACGGGAAAGTCGGTAGCTGATTTGTTAGGTAATACTGTTGAGGCGGTGAACTTTTACTTTGAGGAAGAAGGGTATATTGCAGATGCTTCAAATATACAATTTGAGATTGACTGGCAGCACTTTTTTCAGGAGTACAAAATCATCAACGCTAACCTGCTTGCCCAACGTATTGGCGTAAATGCCTCATTACTTTCTCAGTATGCTAAAGGCAAAAAAACACCTTCACCCAAACAACAAAGAAAAATTTTAGATGGCATCCACCAAATCGGACAGGAATTAGCTGAGATGAATCTTATACTAAGATGAAAATTGAAGTAGAAGAAGTGCCTTCAAGGCTTCTTAAAAAGGTATGTTTATTTTTAAAGTTGTGTGGCATAACATATGATCCAAAAGAAGTATAAAAGGGCAATTGATGGTGGTGTAATTGAAATTCCATTGTGGGGGAATTTTGGATTTGTATATGCTAAACACATTGATGGGACTAAGCATGAAGAACTTGGGCGGTTATTAAGTATAATCAAAGTATATAATTTTATATCACCCCAACCCCTAGATGACATTACAATCTTAAAAACAAAAGAATATTTATATACTGGCATTTTAGTGGCTGGATTGCCCCCTACAATTACTAAAGGCTATTGGAAAGTGATAGGAAAAGCAGAGTTAACACTCCATGATATTCAGCCATTAATATTTAAAAAAAGGGCTTCTCCAAATGAAAGATGGAAATTGACCATAAATGGTGATAGAGAAATTAAATCTAATGATGAAGTAATCTGGGATCAATATGAAGAATACAAATATAGAGGAACGGGTAACATTGAATTAAGACTTACTTTGAAATTTATGGAATTAGAAAATGTAGATCCGTCCAATTACCTTGATCTAAAGGACGAAAGAATTAAATGGATGTTGAATTAAAGCGCCACACAACAAAGGCATAGCCTATGGTCCAACCAATCAGCCTTGCAAATGGCTAGGATAACCGCTACAGCACTTAGAATAAAAAAATGATAATTGTAGGATTAATTAAATTTTTGATCGGATTCATAGGCTTAGCAATAACTTTTGTATTTCTAGTAATTGCTGCTATAAGAAGAAGCTCTCAAAAACTGAAAAAAGCAGGAATAGCTTTTTTTTCTACTACGGCAGTTATCATAATTATTTCTTTGGTTGAATTAATGTTCTACCCAGTTAATCCAAAAAACGATAAACTAGTGTTTACTGCATTTCGGGAAGCCCCAATAGGAGCTTATTGGCTCGGGCTTTATTCCGATTCAACATGGGAAATGGGCAATTCTTCCAGAGAAATTGAAATCTCTGGAATTTATAGAATCAATGGAGACACCGTTGAATTAAAAGCTACCTCAGAAAAAGGTTTTTATAATGGCGATACCTTAAATTTTTTTCTTATTCAGGGAAAAGACTTAATAGAAATTGAAAATACCGGGATAAAAGGATTAAAAATCACAATGAACAAAATTAATTGAAACGGGCTGTAGCAGTAGAGTCTAGAACCTATCGCGTAAGCACCACAACACCAGCAGGCACTAATGTAAAAATCCCCCAGGTGATCCAGAACCATTTTCTTTCCTGTTTATTTCTAAAAACATAGCGAGTCCGGTACCTGATCTTCTTTTCCTGAGTTCCAGTTTCATCCAGATATTCATCATACTTCACCTTGTAGTCTTGGAGAGACTCTTCGGTACGAATCAATTCTATTTGGTTATTCAACAGCTTGTTTTGTAGGAGATCTGCTTTTTGGTAAAGCTGGTCCAGCTGAGCTATCTGAAATCTTAATTCAGCAAAAAGGCTGTCATTCTGCTGCTGCAGGGCGGCAAATCTACTTTT
This window of the Porifericola rhodea genome carries:
- a CDS encoding MarC family protein, whose product is MIYWKDLVSVTLILFSVIDILGSIPIIIELRKKHGHIQSGKATLVAGFIMITFLFLGESILALFGVDVASFAIAGAIVMFLIGMEMVLGIEIFKPESSEEGGSHSIVPLAFPLLAGAGTMTTLISLRAAYTYPNILLGIVINLILVFVVLKSSAWLELKLGKAGFNILRKIFGIILLSIAIKLVKNQFT
- a CDS encoding 16S rRNA (uracil(1498)-N(3))-methyltransferase; translation: MFIFFQPDITEGAHYLDREESKHCVKVLRKQSGDSIRIADGKGSFYEAVISEAHDKKCTFEVRQKDHQPKDNFHIHIALSPTKNIDRTEWFVEKAIEIGVHKISFLLCEHSERKVLKSERLERKAISAMKQSQHAYLADIQPLISFDDFVKAEAEGSQKFIAYLGEEPSPQLVHAAQPAKSYTVLIGPEGDFSPKEVDNAFNAGFEAVSLGNSRLRTETAGIAACHSLQLLQFL
- a CDS encoding aminotransferase class V-fold PLP-dependent enzyme gives rise to the protein MKVVSFYPGPSKVYPEVPTYVREAYEQGLLSANHRSHEFVAVSSAAITLLKTKLHIPDNYSVFFASSATECWEIISQSLVRQSSFHVYNGAFGEKWFSYAQKLQPHASAHTFDINELLDVDLVNVAEDTELIALTHNETSNGTALNMEQIAAFRQKYPQKLLAVDATSSMAGVELDFTQADVWYASVQKCFGLPAGMAILLCSPQALEQAAAVNEKAHYNSLLYMQQMMDKWQTTYTPNVLNIYLLMRVMEARPDIAETEALLRKRYVRWLKVLQAFEPVNLLVDNEEVRSLTVLPFQSDEATIDKLRTESRKKGLVFGNGYGQWKKNSLRIANFPAIEEWEIEKLIGFIQSF
- the xerD gene encoding site-specific tyrosine recombinase XerD, coding for MAKHKEWETYIGEFEDYLKLERSLSENSRKAYISDIDKLQQFVELSEWDLSPLEIEQEHLEKMLEHVCDLGLSVASQARILAGIKAFYKFLLFQDLIIEDPSVLLEGPKQNRKLPDTLNYYEIESILEAIDLSTPEGLRNRAILETLYSSGLRVTELTELKMNNIIADIGFLRILGKGSKERIVPIGKDALKYIKQYIQEVRLHLEIEPGHENFVFLNRRGKKLSRVMIFYIIKDAALLAGISKKVSPHTFRHSFATHLIEGGADLRAVQDMLGHVSITTTEIYTHLDRDYLKQVIIDCHPRSRRPIADDRLNS
- the aroQ gene encoding type II 3-dehydroquinate dehydratase, producing MKILIINGPNLNLLGKREPGIYGATSFEAYFEDLQSRFKGQELEYYQSNHEGELIDKLHEVGFSYDGIVLNAGAYTHTSVALGDAIAAIETPVIEVHISNVHAREPFRHHSYLSKNCKGIIVGFGLQGYQLAVSSFTEQDS
- the rnhA gene encoding ribonuclease HI — its product is MITMFTDGAARGNPGRGGYGTVLLYKQHRKELAAGYRKTTNNRMELLAVIVGLEALKKPGMKVKIFSDSQYVVDAINKGWVWNWQKKNFKDKKNADLWKRLIPLFNKHDVEISWIKGHSGIPENERCDELAVACADGDNLLIDEGYENGAGGQ
- a CDS encoding type II toxin-antitoxin system HicA family toxin — protein: MKCSELFRILKKDGWYPISQKGSHVKIKHSIKEGIIVFPNHGSQEMGKGLADVARKRKS
- a CDS encoding HepT-like ribonuclease domain-containing protein, whose protein sequence is MKEEDQVHLSNISTMINEIDAYIGSMEYDQFSREESIRQSVATNLQQIGEAADLLSDEFKENFTSVDYNVLNALKRAKFDEAWEVDHRQIWNVVKNDLPEFRNVIETRSEQLDQQGEE
- a CDS encoding quinone-dependent dihydroorotate dehydrogenase, which translates into the protein MYKQLLRPLLFQMSPEDAHHFTTSMLRRLYHSPGGEALLRKMYDWEDNKLERKLFGLTFKNPVGLAAGFDKNAEMVDEMAALGFGFVEIGTLTPRPQEGNPKPRLFRLSKDESLVNRMGFNNEGVDAAVERLRKRQSNIIVGGNIGKNKVTPNAQAEEDYEYCFNALHEVVDYFTVNVSSPNTPDLRELQEKDPLKHLLQHLIDLNQQKAQPKPILLKIAPDLSNHQLDDIVEICLELNMDGLIANNTTIEREGLLTPKSKVKAIGAGGLSGRAVRKRSTEVIRYLNQQLGGQIPIIGVGGIASAKDALEKLDAGASLIQLYTGFVYEGPTVLKKIKQAIASRPALESIER
- a CDS encoding Do family serine endopeptidase, translating into MKNIITPIISAVIASLITIAAFVYFTGDSLNGQEQDSDAFPAIAASYYDDDAGNTAVAPFDFTLAAEKATPAVVHITSRQEAQAYNGQQQQIPEIFRDFFGDRLPQQGQRQPRLGSGSGVIISDDGYIITNNHVVADADELTVMLVDNRSYTASVIGTDPSTDLALIKIDEEELPYLKFANSDEVKVGQWVAAIGNPFRDLNSTVTAGIISATGRNINILRDQQYAIESFIQTDAAVNPGNSGGALVNPDGDLVGINSAIASPTGAYAGYAFAVPSNIAAKVVSDLKEFGTVQRGFLGVSIQEVNAAMAEEYDLNTNQGVYVAELVESGSAAAAGIEKGDVIVQVDNKKITQTSDLLSYVGRKRPGDEVNVVVLRDGSRKEYTMKLKTLEGTTEVASRSRVEAFEDLGAEFQALSEEEAAELNIEGGVKVNRTFAGKLRQQGIRSGFVITSIAGKPVRDIDDLREVVENERGGVLVEGIYPDSPKEKQYYGLPL
- a CDS encoding helix-turn-helix transcriptional regulator, whose protein sequence is MKKLRKKIPIVVEKTNTGFSAYAKDYPIYTTGKSVADLLGNTVEAVNFYFEEEGYIADASNIQFEIDWQHFFQEYKIINANLLAQRIGVNASLLSQYAKGKKTPSPKQQRKILDGIHQIGQELAEMNLILR
- a CDS encoding enoyl-CoA hydratase/isomerase family protein, producing the protein MSMYQYIIYEEEAGIATITMNRPKVYNALNDGMKEELLQAFQQAEKSEDVRVVVLAGAGKAFCSGQDLKAAQQELEGKAYSDAIRKFYNPLILQMRQMPKPIIAKVQGVAAGAGCSLALACDVLVASEDSIFSELFVGIGLVMDSGSTFFLPRMIGSLKAFELATLGTQVQSAVALELGMVNRVVSEESLDRAVRTYAEGYLKAPTKTVGLIKQMFHQSANMSLEDTLELEAVFQDKAAATADHLEGLKAFQEKRQPQFKGK
- a CDS encoding site-specific integrase; the protein is MKLLYVVRKAKAKRTGLAPIYARLQMKSQKTVEFSTGIFILPEQWDSRGNGKVQGEDRLADVYNNKLIDIRAEIISIHSDLERRGKRSTPAIVKGIFTGELKERATLVHAMHKYIQNRSYEPELSKSTVSNFRRQMKNVHHFLVFQKDLQLLCSDVNVRTLANLDNYLRGERKFKQVYCNRIIGFVKTVVDFAVLQEWIEYNPLNSYKYRRAERKKKVYLTQNELQKLVSHKFASWRLAQVAELFTFQCYTGLSYAELIRFDPSWIKIGVDGKEWIFTDRKKVHGAQCEIPLFTTAKKILEKWKYTVPILDNQQYNRYLKEVAFIVGIDKHLTTHVGRKTFGNVLQENGVSIESISGMYGHADTRMTRSYYVDVSAVKVAKETEAIRNL